From Haloarcula sp. CBA1127, a single genomic window includes:
- a CDS encoding SPFH domain-containing protein, whose protein sequence is MFPATAPLQPGGLIGFVTVIFLLIAIALVYSSVVIIRPYQKGAYTVLGTYRGVLDQGIHFIYPFVSDVTRFDMRTQTLDVPRQEAITRDNSPVTADAVVYIKVMDPKKAFLEVDNYERAVSNLAQTTLRAVLGDMELDDTLNKRGEINARIRKELDEPTDEWGVRVESVEVREVNPSKDVQQAMEQQTSAERKRRAMILEAQGERRSAIETAEGDKQSNIIRAQGEKQSQILEAQGDAISTVLRAKSAESMGERAVIDKGMETLAEIGQGESTKFILPQELTSLVGRYGKHLQGSDVKENGHSLEALDFDDETREMLGLDDIEEILGQIDEEAEVDVEAMEEEAQKIKQGQDSGLDSADEMIQEMDAEIDDDSSTTDVAGGPDDTTRTSEVDKDN, encoded by the coding sequence ATGTTCCCCGCGACAGCACCGCTACAACCCGGAGGACTCATCGGTTTCGTTACCGTAATCTTCCTCCTGATCGCCATCGCGCTGGTGTATTCCAGCGTCGTGATCATCCGCCCGTACCAGAAAGGTGCCTACACGGTCCTCGGTACCTATCGCGGCGTCCTCGACCAGGGGATTCACTTCATCTACCCCTTCGTCTCCGACGTGACGCGGTTCGATATGCGTACCCAGACGCTCGATGTGCCACGGCAAGAGGCTATCACCCGCGACAACTCGCCGGTGACCGCCGACGCCGTCGTCTACATCAAGGTGATGGACCCGAAGAAGGCGTTCCTCGAAGTCGACAACTACGAGCGTGCGGTCTCCAACCTCGCCCAGACGACCCTCCGTGCCGTGCTGGGTGACATGGAACTGGACGACACGCTGAACAAGCGGGGCGAAATCAACGCCCGCATCCGAAAGGAACTGGACGAGCCCACCGACGAGTGGGGTGTCCGCGTCGAGAGCGTGGAGGTCCGCGAGGTCAACCCGTCCAAGGACGTCCAGCAGGCCATGGAGCAACAGACCTCCGCCGAGCGGAAACGCCGTGCCATGATTCTGGAAGCCCAGGGTGAACGGCGCTCCGCCATCGAGACGGCGGAAGGTGACAAGCAGTCTAACATCATCCGCGCACAGGGTGAGAAGCAGAGCCAGATTCTGGAAGCCCAGGGTGACGCAATCTCGACCGTCCTGCGTGCGAAATCCGCCGAATCGATGGGCGAACGCGCCGTCATCGACAAGGGGATGGAGACGCTGGCCGAAATCGGCCAGGGCGAGTCGACGAAGTTCATCCTCCCGCAGGAACTCACCTCGTTGGTGGGCCGCTACGGCAAGCACCTCCAGGGTTCGGACGTGAAGGAGAACGGGCACTCGCTGGAAGCGCTTGACTTCGACGACGAGACCCGCGAGATGCTCGGTCTGGACGACATCGAGGAGATCCTCGGTCAGATCGACGAGGAAGCCGAAGTCGATGTCGAGGCGATGGAAGAAGAGGCACAGAAAATCAAGCAGGGTCAGGACAGTGGCCTCGACAGCGCCGATGAGATGATTCAGGAGATGGACGCTGAAATCGACGACGACTCGTCGACGACTGACGTGGCCGGCGGTCCGGACGACACGACGCGAACGTCGGAAGTCGACAAAGACAATTAA
- a CDS encoding MarR family transcriptional regulator translates to MTREGDVDEDKRATLRRFAALGAASPFARFGDSGSESDAPDAIAGYVSAHPGTHFSKLRDDLKLGTGEAQHHLHRLENEAVVTSQKDGDYRRYFPAGQFSEFEQVALGYLRRSTARGMLVTLLRRPDVTASELASELDVSRPTVSNYAADLESAGLLSREDGYAVTEPETVLTLLIRYADSFGDDVAALAGEADSLLRYDP, encoded by the coding sequence ATGACGCGTGAGGGCGACGTAGACGAGGACAAGCGAGCGACGCTCCGTCGCTTTGCCGCCCTCGGTGCAGCGAGCCCGTTTGCCCGCTTCGGCGACAGCGGGAGCGAGAGCGATGCACCCGATGCCATCGCCGGGTACGTCTCGGCACACCCCGGAACGCACTTCTCGAAGCTTCGCGACGACCTCAAACTCGGGACCGGTGAGGCCCAGCACCACCTCCACCGACTGGAAAACGAGGCCGTCGTCACGTCACAGAAGGACGGCGACTACCGACGGTACTTCCCGGCCGGCCAGTTCTCCGAGTTCGAACAGGTGGCGCTTGGCTACCTGCGGCGTTCGACCGCTCGCGGGATGCTCGTCACCCTGCTGCGTCGTCCAGACGTGACGGCGTCGGAGCTGGCCAGCGAACTCGACGTTTCGCGACCGACAGTGAGCAACTACGCCGCCGATCTGGAGTCTGCCGGGCTCCTGTCCCGTGAGGACGGGTACGCGGTGACGGAACCCGAAACCGTGCTGACCCTGCTGATCCGGTATGCCGACTCGTTCGGCGACGATGTCGCCGCGCTGGCCGGCGAGGCCGATTCGCTGCTGCGATACGACCCGTGA
- a CDS encoding NfeD family protein: protein MVNPLATVAPLQAEPLLGMSLSILLFLAGAGLIVGEALAPGTHFFVLGVALLTAGLVGLFIPASLGILAPLILTVVVLATTAVTLWGYRKLDFAAPGRGQTLSSDSLTGQFGTVTERVTRSDGEVKLEDGGFNPYYQARSSGDPIEEGAEVIVIDPGGGNVLEVEAVESASDEIDRALERDRNRSDGDAEPERESERA, encoded by the coding sequence ATGGTGAACCCGCTGGCGACAGTTGCCCCGCTGCAGGCCGAACCACTGTTAGGTATGTCGCTTTCCATCCTGCTGTTTCTGGCCGGTGCGGGCCTCATCGTGGGCGAAGCGCTCGCTCCCGGGACCCACTTTTTCGTGCTCGGCGTGGCCCTGCTGACGGCGGGGCTAGTCGGGCTGTTCATCCCAGCGAGCCTGGGTATCCTCGCGCCACTCATCCTTACTGTCGTCGTGCTTGCAACGACAGCGGTCACGCTCTGGGGATATCGAAAGCTCGATTTCGCTGCGCCGGGCCGCGGCCAGACGCTCAGTTCTGACTCGCTCACGGGACAGTTCGGGACTGTGACCGAGCGCGTTACCCGGAGTGACGGCGAGGTCAAACTGGAAGACGGCGGTTTCAATCCGTACTATCAGGCTCGCAGTTCCGGCGACCCCATCGAAGAGGGAGCGGAGGTCATCGTCATCGACCCCGGCGGCGGGAACGTACTCGAAGTCGAAGCGGTGGAGTCGGCGAGCGACGAGATCGACCGCGCGCTCGAACGTGACCGAAACCGGAGTGACGGGGACGCCGAACCAGAACGAGAGTCCGAGCGGGCGTAG